AACATCATACTGACGATATTTATCCTTAAAGCTATTAGCGGTGCCGCTTTGAAGTGAGTTGAAGTAGTCAACTGCAAAACGTTCGCTGGTAACATAGTATACTTTTTTACCAGTTTTTTTAACCTGATTACCTACTGCTTGGATAAGGTGAGTCTTACCGTGGCCGGTCTTACCGTAAATAAAAAGCGGATTATAAGCTATCCCTGGTCGTTCACTAACAGCTTTAGCGGCGGTATGGGCCAAGGCGTTGTAGGGGCCAATAACAAAGGTGTCAAAAGAATATTTTGGATTAAGGTTATCGCTTTTGTTTATATAATATTCTTCCAGCGGTAGGGCTGCGTTAACAGTCTGAGTTTTATTACTATCAGCTCTACGGTCAGTGCGCTGCACTACTTCATATTCAACACTGCGAACATAAGGAGTTAAATCCCTAAGAGTTTTAAGAATCATTGATTGAAATTTGTCTTGTAGCCAATCGCGAACAAAAACACTAGGTACCGCCAGACTAATCGTACCATCCTCTAGAGATAGAATGTATGTATCTCTAAACCAAGTCTTAAAATTGGCTGGAGTAATAGAGAGTTCAATTTTAACCAAAGCATCGTCCCACAACTTTTTTACATCTATATGTTCAGTGCGAACTATACTATTGGTTGGTTGTGGGTGTGAGATTTGGTTCATAATCAGAAGTGTATAACACACTGCATTATACCCTCATTCTCAAAGCTGTAAAACCCATACGTACTTTTGAAGTAAAACCAATAACTTTTTTTAAAAATAAAAATGCAACTGTGTATAACCTGTGTATAAAATGTAATTAAAAATATACCACCCTACCCTCTTTTTTGTGACCTATACAACAAATCTAACTAAGCTATTGAATTATTTATTTAATCATGTATAGTGTGACGGTAAATTACATTAGCTGAAATCATATGAGTAAAAGAACTTATCAACCAAGCAAAAGAAAAAGGGCTACTACCCATGGTTTTTTGGTACGCAGCGCCACCCCTTCTGGAGCTAAGGTTTTACAAGCAAGACGTCGTAAAGGACGGGCACAACTAACGGTCAAAAAAGCTCGCTAAGAGCTTTTTTGTTATATGAAATAACGTTATTATAATAATAGTTATTTTATGTTAAAAAAAACCAGTCGCCTAAACTCTGCTTCCTTTAATACACTTTTAGCTCAAGGTAGAAGATTACATAATATGTATTCTACCGTCATTTACGCACCAGCCACCAGTTTTGCTTGTGTGGTGGTGGTTGGTAAGAAGATTTTTAAAAAGGCTCATGACCGCAATCGGTTGCGGCGACGTGTTTATGCAGTTATTAGTCGATTGGTTGCTGATAAAAAACCAACCGGTGCTTATATTGTGTTGATAAAACCGAATATTAAGGAGTTGACGAAAAACGAAGTTATAGAGGTTATTAAAAAAGAAGTTGGACGAGTAATAAAATAAAGGTAGAATAGTCACCATGAGTTATATTTGGCATACATTTTTTTTCGACCCTGTTTACAACGGGTTAATATTTTTTATTGACATTATTCCTGGAGGTGATGTTGGGGTGGCGATTATCGCTACGGTGGCGGTAGTTAAGTTTATTTTGTTACCACTTTCTATCAAAGCGGCTAAAACGCAAAAAATAATGCGGGAAATTGAACCTAAGTTGCGAGAAATAAAAGAGAAGCACAAAGACAATAAAGAAGAACAAGCTAGGGCGATGATGGAAATTTATCGCGATGCTGGTATGAATCCATTTGCTAGTTTGTTTTTGGTTTTTCTGCAAATTCCGATCATTATTGCCCTTTACTTTTCGGTTTATAGTGGCGGCGGGGTAGCTTTACCGGAAATTAACACCGCTCTACTCTACTCTTTTGTGTCTACTCCCAGTTTGGTTGATATGAATTTCCTAGGCATGATTGATATATCTGGTAAGAGTGTACTATTGGCTGCTTTAGCGGGTGTTACCCAATACTATCAGGTTAAACTGGCGATGCCTCAAATGGCCCCACGAGATCCTAATAAGGCTCCTGACATGAAAGAGGATATTATGCGCAATATGCAGCTACAAATGCGCTATGTTATGCCGGTCATTATTTTTGTAGTATCTTACGTTATATCAGCAGCGATTGCTCTTTACTTCTTTGTTAGCAATGTGGCAGCTATCTTACAAGAATTACATATAAAAAAGCATCATCGGTAAAAAGTATTGATAGTAAAATAAAAAAACCACCACAATCGTGGTGATTTTTTTATTATGTTTTTACTGATTGTATGGATCGTAAGTACAGGCAATTTTAGTATTATCGGTGATATCGCCCCAGGTGTTGGTTGGGTGGAAAGCGGTACCTTTTAAATCTGCACAGGCGGCTTCTTGAGCGCTACAGTCGTAATTAGGCACCATATAAGTTACACCGGATTTAGGGTCTGTAAAAGGAACGTTACCGTCCCCTGGAACACATCCAAATACTTTAGTGGTCAAAGACACATCGCTGGATTTGCGGATACACCACCAACTACCAGCTTCGCTGGTTGGTTGTGCTGTGCCACCTATATCTTCACAAGCAGCTTTACTGCTAACAACAGATAAGGTTTCTCCAGCACCTGCATTGTAAGCCGGTTCTGCTCCCAGTCTTTCAGCTTGAGTTGGGCCGTTGAGTTCGTTTGGTGGTGCTAGAAATATCTGTGTATTAGCTAGTTGTGGGTTAATGGTAGTGAGGACTAGAACGGCCGAGATAACAATTAATAAACCAAGGGTGGCGCCCCAAATATCACTCTTAGCTTCTTGTTTGGAGGTAACAATATCAGACAGCATCCACCTAAGCCCGGCGATGATGATCTTTATAACCGCCAGTAAAGCAGCGACAGCGATTGAAAGGGCGTATAATCTATTTATATAAGTGCCGAAGTCGGTGTTTGGATCAACTCCAATACCGACCAGTTGTTGGTATTGAGCTAAGGTTATGGAAGGTAGCAATATAATTGCCAGTATAAATAGTGTTTTATAATTCATACATCCAAAGAGTGTTATCGTTCTTGTTTATAAAGTATACTGCTTTTTCGCTGCTTCCGATACCTAGGTTTGTCACATCAATCTCTCTTTGACTTTCGGTAAAAGTATCAACCAATAAGTTGGCAGTTAAATCGGTGCTGGAAATTAACCAAAGAGAATCCTTGAAATTGGTCTCCCCTTGGTACCAGCTGTCCGGAAGGTTGATTGATTGATTGGTGCTACTGTCATAAGCACAGATAAAATTAGAAGTGTTTTCGGCGGTAATACATTTTTCCGG
Above is a genomic segment from Candidatus Nomurabacteria bacterium containing:
- the rpmH gene encoding 50S ribosomal protein L34, with translation MSKRTYQPSKRKRATTHGFLVRSATPSGAKVLQARRRKGRAQLTVKKAR
- a CDS encoding ribonuclease P protein component; translated protein: MLKKTSRLNSASFNTLLAQGRRLHNMYSTVIYAPATSFACVVVVGKKIFKKAHDRNRLRRRVYAVISRLVADKKPTGAYIVLIKPNIKELTKNEVIEVIKKEVGRVIK
- a CDS encoding membrane protein insertase YidC, giving the protein MSYIWHTFFFDPVYNGLIFFIDIIPGGDVGVAIIATVAVVKFILLPLSIKAAKTQKIMREIEPKLREIKEKHKDNKEEQARAMMEIYRDAGMNPFASLFLVFLQIPIIIALYFSVYSGGGVALPEINTALLYSFVSTPSLVDMNFLGMIDISGKSVLLAALAGVTQYYQVKLAMPQMAPRDPNKAPDMKEDIMRNMQLQMRYVMPVIIFVVSYVISAAIALYFFVSNVAAILQELHIKKHHR